tcttcatttgaatcaatttctctattttcaaaagctgtCGAATTTAAAGTTATGTTTGCTAATAAATCTGATTTTAAACTCGAAGAACtaaatttttcgaaaaaaaattgagagtTTTCGTCAGAATTATCTGATCTATCATCGAAATGTTTCCCATTTAAATAGCCTTTTACAACTGTCATAATGTTTTCTGTTAAAGTACCAGTCTTATCGGAACATATAGCTGTAGCAGAGCCCATAGTTTCACAAGCACTTAATACTCTAACTAAATTACCATCTTTTGTCATTCTTGTGGTTGCAAAAGCCAATGCCAAAGTGACAGCCAATGGCAAACCTTCCGGTACAGCAACCACGATAATAGTCACAGCCGTAATAAATATATtcataaatttttcacccTTCTGGGGCGGTGTTAAATCACCatatttaccatttttggaaacattgaagatgaatttaACAAATAAGACTAAGAATAAAACCATTGCTGCAGCACAACCATAAACAGATATACAGTCAGTAAGTTCATTCAATCTTTGTTGTAATGGAGTCGATTCAacttcaactttcaaagaCGCCATTGTTTTGCCATGTATAGAATTCGTACCCACACATGTGACAACTGCTTTACCCAAACCTGATATTAATCTTGAACCACTAATAAGGAAACAGTTATTAGAATCAGTATCGTTTGGATCattttcgaatttttcatgAGCCAAGGATAACGGAATAGCTTTTATCGCATCCGATTCACCTGTAATTGAGGACTCATCGGATTCGCACTTGCCCTCAATCAAAATACAATCCGCAGGTATAACATCCCCTGTCTGCAACGTGATTAGATCACCCGCCAGAAGATCTAATATAGAAATCATGATCTCCTGTCCAGTCCTTATCACTACAAGTTTTCtgtcctcttttttcttattcaaTTTCACAAATTGCTTTTCCTTCTGAAAGTCATTTATGGCGCCAACTAAGACAACTACAACAACTGCAATCATAATAGCAATACCTTCGATCCAATCCACTTTTGTAATTTTGTTACCTTCTGGGTCATATTCCGGCGGTTGGAAGAACACCTCATACATCCCGAGACAGAATGAGACTATCGCCGCCGCAGTCAACAACAGCATTGTATTATCATTGAAAGCCTCGAAAACCAACCTGCCAAAACTTTTAGGCGGGGTCTCCGGTATCCTATTGTCACCGTATGCAAGGTATCTTCCATCGTTATgatcattgttttcatcataGTAAATTCCGTTTTTGGGGTCCGTGTGTAAGAACGCAAACAGATTCGAGATTTGAcctttgaatatttcattgAACCTATTCATAGACTTCGGGTCGTACAGTTCCCCCAGTTCCTCTTTGCTCACAGGAAATGCGTCGTTCCCACTAGTCGATCTCGTCATTAACTGATACCCTGACTCATCATTTTCGTGGCTTGTAGATGCTCGAGACATAGCATAAAAAACACAAGTATCGGATACGTCCAGGCCGCCAATTCACCACTCCACCAGTTCACCAAGTTACCGACTGAAACAACCGACACCCGTATGTCAGTCAGTCAAGAAAAACGGACCGGATTGACAAAAACCAATCATTTAAATTGCACAACTGGTAtaccaaatttcaaacacCGGCAGGGGTTCAAGACGCATTTCTGCCATTGAGCGATAACATCATGGGGGAGGCTTAGCCCGCTCACACTCACACCTTGCCTATGGCCCTGGCCCTGGCCCTGGCCCTGGCCCTGGCGCTCATCTTCAACTTTGGACGAACACCACCACCGCCAAGTCGTGGCATAGCTCACCACCCAGCTTCTGCTTGCTCTTGCAATTCTTCCTGTTCTGGATCGCGGCGTATTCGATACTAAGCCTCTTTTCGGCGCGCAccacccctacaccgcagCGGTTGCTGACgtgctcttttttcacgCAATCTCCCGCGCTGTGGCCAAGGCCATCCTCCGAAACATTCGATCAGTTAGTTATATGTGGCTGGCAACTCGCTTCGCATCCTGGGCCTGCTGACCTGCTCCAGAACGCCCTGCCCACCCTGCTCGCCCGCCATGTCTGATATAATCGTGAACGTTACGCTCAGCAACCTAGACGGCAACTGGTGTGTCTCTGACGGCTACATCTTCTCGCTGGAAGACATCAAGCGACTGAGACAGCTCGGCATATGCGGTGTACTGACAGGTACGCTCGGCACCCTGGCACAGCAGAACGTGTTTCTGTCAGTACCGCTGAGACTTCTGGGCGAAGAGGTGCTGTGGATCATCACGAACGGGCACGGCAGACTCAATGTCACCCAGAGCTCGACCGTCCCGCTGTCGCTGCGCTCCACCAGCGTCCGCGAACAAGTCCGTGACGACAATGCGACCCTGATCCAGCGTTCGTTCGCCCTGCAGAGAGACACCAAGTTGAAGGAGCACCTCTCCAAGACCCAGAAATACGGCCAAACCGGCGCAGTGCCGGGGGACCCGGCACTGTTCCAGGAAACCCCGAACGACTCGCTCGTCCTCAAACACACCCGCCGCGACCCCGCCGCCGCCGCCGCCCTGCTGCTCGCATCCTCGCTGCTCCGCGACCAGTACTGCCACCAACTGGATCTCTTCTCCTACCTCAAACGCCAGAACTTTGTCGTCTCGCCCGGCGCGAGGTTCGGCGGCAAATACATCATATACCCAGGCGACCCACTGCGCTACCACTCGCACCTGATCGTCGCCGACACCCAGGACTACCACCGCGACCCGCTCGACTTCAGCGCCATCAGCGCCGGCGCCCGACTGGCCACCGCCGTCAAGAAGACCTGGGTCCTCAACGCTCAGATACCGGAAACCAGAGAAATAACATGTTTTTCTGTAGAATGGGCAGGTTTTGGCTGAACCGCCGAACCGCCGAACCGCCGAACCGCCACCAGAGCCTCGAATCCCAAACCCTTGGCGTCCTCGACACCTGCTATGACGTATAGCGCACTCGTCCGCCGCGCATCCGTGCACCGCAGCCCGCCCGCTGCATCGTGTACTATACCCGAAGCTCCGTCTCTCGACCGTTTGTTTGTGTATTGTCGTTTATAGTAAAGGCATTTCCGAGGCCAATATGTCCTCCAAACACGACGTGCGCGCCATTTGCACATGCGTTAAATAAAGCACATCGTACACAGCCAGAGCCAGGGCGCTGTGGCATGTCGCGTCGTACGTTGCGCACCGCTGCCGCTGTGCACGTTACGCAATGTTATCAGGCACGGCGGACGGAACgagatattttttttcatttcgttTTTGTccaaacaagaaaaatttttcattgagtGGAATTTACCTCTTTCAGATTAGTGATTGAGATGTTTTGGTTTTTCCAAGACAAGAAGACATGACAAGACGGGACAAGTAGAGAAACCTGATCAAGACGGCGACAGCCGGCGTAGCGAGCGAGTAAGCCAGTACGGTGTGACAACCGAGCGCTCAGCGCTCGGTTGTCAGATATCCCCTTTTAGTGCAAACAAAACATCGATTGAGGGATAACCGTCCAGTCGAATGGAATATAAAAGGGACTATCCTTCCCAATTCCTTCCTCTCGTCCTGTAGTTCTTGTTCTTGGTCTCAGAACGACAAGCAGATTtttgatctctttttttctcacagcaagaaaaaagaatattattatttacTGTATTTTTGGTCGTTTTTTCTCAAGATACTAATTACGATACATTAATTCACTAATTCAGAGGACTGATAATACTAAATAAtaattgttttttcttcgtctATATTACACTAGTAGAAAAAGGTatgttttgatttttcacttttcagTTGCCAGATAGACGGTTCTAATTGGACGGGATGACGCAAGCGATGAGTTTGTCCGGCTTTGTCGTTTTTTGTCTTGGTTCGTTATCAGTTTTCTGGTCTTTTGGTCTTTTGGGCGATGTCCCGGAACGGCGAGGCGGCCCGATTTGGGTCGGAAAAGCAAAATTAAAAGCCGAGGACAAAAAAGAACcaaagaacaaaagaacaaagaaCAGAGAACAAAGAACAAGGAACAGCGAGCAGGATGAACGACAGAAGGCTTTTTACGACGAAAGacgaaaacaacaaaaaacaGCGCATCCGGAAACGGAAAGTTGTAAACAAGAAGCACTAGACATTCTCCGTTTGGACGCAGCTGGATGTTTCCACACAAGCAGGTCTCGCAGTGGGCCTGGGAGTTGGTCGAGGGAATTATGTTAGATAGCGGTGGATTGATTGAGGTGAGCAGTCGCACACCCACCGCAAGACATACACACGCGCAcacacatatatatatgtgtgTGTTGGGGTGGTTTTTCGTCGTCAGGTCGTGCTTTGGTTCCGGTTATTCTAGCATTTGGTTTGTTCGGCGGTGCGATTTACTAACATTGTGTTTGATTGTGTAGGTAAAAATGTCTGACACAGAACATGAACCAACAACTGAGAAGCCTCCTCAACCGGTCGCTGACGATTCCTCGGAGTCGGATGACGACGATATCGACGCTTTGATCGACGAATTGCAGTCGCATCACGGTCTGGATGACGACGACAGTGACTCGGAGGACGACGGGCCAGCCGCTGCAGGTGAGGCCAGAGTCGTGCCAGAGGAGCTGTTGCAAACGGACCCATCGTACGGTTTGAGCTCGGATGACGTTGtcaagagaagaaagaagtacGGTTTGAATCAAATGGCTGAAGAAAACGAGAACTTGGTGGTCAAGTTTTTGGGTTTCTTCATCGGTCCTATCCAGTTCGTTATGGAGGCGGCAGCTATTTTGGCCGCTGGTTTGGAAGATTGGGTCGATTTTGGTGTTATCTGTGGTCTGTTGATGCTTAACGCGGGTGTTGGTTTCATCCAGGAATACCAGGCCGGTTCGATTGTCGATGAGTTGAAGAAGACTTTGTCCAACTCCGCCGTTGTCATTAGAGACGGAGAGTTGATCGAGATCCCTGCTAATGAAATTGTCCCTGGTGAGATCTTGCAGTTGGAAGACGGTGTTGTTATTCCAGCTGACGGTCGTTTGGTTACTGAAGATTGTTTCATCCAGATCGATCAATCTGCTATCACCGGTGAGTCTCTTGCTGTCGACAAACATTATGGTGACCAGGCGTTCTCTTCGTCCACTGTTAAGAGAGGTGAGGGTTTCATGATTGTTACTGCCACTGGTGACAACACTTTTGTCGGTAGAGCTGCTGCTTTGGTCAACAAGGCTGCTGGTGGTCAAGGTCATTTCACTGAAGTGTTGAACGGTATCGGTATCATTCTGTTGGTTTTGGTCATTATCACCTTGTTGTTGATCTGGACTGCTTGTTTCTACAGAACCGTCCGTATCGTTCCAATTCTAAGATACTCTTTGGGTATCACCATTGTCGGTGTTCCAGTCGGTTTGCCAGCTGTCGTTACCACTACCATGGCTGTTGGTGCTGCTTACTTGGCCAAGAAGGATGCCATTGTTCAAAAGTTGTCTGCTATTGAGTCCCTGGCCGGTGTCGAAATTTTGTGTTCCGACAAAACTGGTACTTTGACCAAGAACAAATTGTCGTTGCACGAACCATACACCGTTGAAGGTGTTTCTGCTGACGATTTGATGTTGACTGCTTGTTTGGCTGCTtccagaaagaagaagggTTTGGACGCTATCGATAAGGCTTTCTTGAAGTCCTTGATTGAATATCCAAAGGCTAAGAATGCTTTGACCAAATACAAGGTTCTAGAATTCCATCCATTTGACCCTGTCTCCAAGAAGGTTACCGCTGTTGTCCAATCTCCAGAAGGTGAAAGAATTGTTTGTGTTAAGGGTGCTCCattatttgttttgaaaactgttgaagaagatcaTCCAATTCCAGAAGATGTTCATGAAAACTACGAAAATAAAGTTGCTGAATTAGCTTCAAGAGGTTTCAGAGCTTTGGGTGTTGCAAGAAAGAGAGGTGAAGGTCACTGGGAAATCTTAGGTGTTATGCCATGTATGGATCCTCCAAGAGATGACACTGCTGAAACTGTTGCCGAGGCAAGACGTTTAGGTTTGAGAGTTAAGATGTTAACTGGTGATGCCGTCGGTATCGCTAAGGAAACTTGTAGACAATTAGGTTTGGGTACCAACATTTACAATGCTGAAAGATTAGGTCTTGGTGGCGGTGGTGACATGCCAGGTTCTGAATTAGCTGactttgttgaaaatgcCGATGGTTTTGCTGAAGTTTTCCCACAACATAAGTATAGAGTCGTTGAAATCTTGCAAAACAGAGGTTATTTGGTTGCCATGACTGGTGATGGTGTTAACGATGCtccttctttgaagaaagctGATACCGGTATTGCTGTCGAGGGTGCCACTGATGCTGCTAGATCTGCTTCTGATATTGTCTTCTTGGCTCCTGGTTTATCCGCTATTATCGATGCTTTGAAATGTTCTAGACAAATTTTCCACAGAATGTATTCTTACGTCGTTTATCGTATCGCTTTATCATTACATTTGGAAATCTTTTTGGGTCTATGGATTGCTATTTTGAATCACTCTTTGAACATTGAtttgattgttttcattGCTATCTTTGCTGATGTTGCTACTTTGGCTATTGCTTATGACAATGCTccattttctcaaaagcCTGTTAAATGGAACTTACCAAGATTATGGGGTATGTCTATTTTCTTGGGTATTATCTTAGCTGTTGGAACTTGGATTGCTTTGACCACTATGTTCTTACCAAAGGGTGgtatcattcaaaatttcgGTTCTATTGATGGTATTTTGTTCTTGGAAATTTCTTTGACTGAAAACTGGTTGATTTTCATTACAAGAGCTGTTGGTCCTTTCTGGTCCTCTGTTCCATCTTGGCAATTAGCCGGTGCTGTGTTCGGTGTTGATATCATTGCAACTATGTTCACTTTATTCGGCTGGTGGTCTCAAAACTGGACTGACATTGTTTCTGTCGTCCGTGTTTACATCTGGTCTGTTGGTGTCTTCTGTGTTATGGGTGGTGCATACTATTTGATGTCTGAATCTGAAACTTTCGACAAATTGATGAATGGTAAACcattgaaggaagaaaaatctaCCAGATCTGTTGAAGATTTCTTAGCTGCTATGCAAAGAGTATCTACTCAACATGAAAAGGAACATTAAATTAAATCTAATCAATAATCTTTGTTagattaatttttttttaccgaaaaaaataattctaaattctcttttcgaCTATCACTTTATTTTAGtcttaattttttttttccattattatcaatttcCCGAATGCgattaatatttttttcctcatcaaCATGATATCCTTAATTTCtaataaaaaaactaaaCAAAAAGACTAATATACTTACTATACTACCAGATGGATTTTTTATTGTGAGGCAGATAATGTTTTGGTCAAAATTATCAGATGACTCTAACACACACACACACACACACACTAGAGTTATTTGAATCATGTTTTGTTACCGAACGTTTATCTGCTAAACTCATTTCCATTATTAGTATTTTggtttaaaaaaaattaaatttttACTGTATCCAAGCACATTAATTTTAATTACGCTGGTCCGCACACATTTCGAATTAGGAAAGAGACTTTTACTTTTATTttaattgtttttgaaactaATATTGTCAACACATAGACAGACAGATTCACACACAAACACGCACATCATCATTGTTTTTtaatttgttttccttAATGCACAAAAATTCatggtatttttttttatatatcaCTTTATCTTATATACCTGCACACACACTAATTTATtcttaaattttttaatcCACCGTATAGTTTAGTATAGTGGTGAATACTGATCAGTACTGATAAATCATTATATCGATCGGCAGATATTTGAAGCGATACCTGTCTGTTAATACTTCAACTAATGGTCGTCTTGCACGTTGAtgtgatttgaaattttttttccctttaagttcttgatctttgaaagctcgttgaatgaaaaatgacaaagtggaaatcatcattttttcattgcattTCTGAACTAGGTTGACAAAGGTATTAAAGAGGATTCCACGAAGAAAGATAactttaaatttttttgatcgaTTCAATAAGCTCTAATTCCATACTTCTGGAAGTAGATATTCTATTTCCCCTATTTTGTACATTATTTGACTTTGTATTTTAGCTTTGCACCAGACGatttgagttttttttttcatttgtaCATTAATATAAGAATCCTTGACGATCACTCCACTGTATATTATTTTAGGATCGTGAttgattgatatttctCCACACTTTTATCCTTTACACTATTGTTCTCGACATATTATTCTCTTTAATCAGGTATGTCTGTTGATCCGAATACAAAGGAGGAATACTCAGGTGTGGATCCACTTGTCTCAGAGACACTCGATTCCGCACTGGAGCAATTACATTTGGATGATTTAGGAGAAGATACTGCATCAACTATTCCACAGGAGTTAAAAGTCCCAAATGTCGATGATGCCTATTCGTATAACACTGGTATTGTTCCATCTCATATGTTCCCACATCCTCAAATGATTGGAATGGGGTTCATCCCATTCCAGCAGATGATTCATGTCCCTCAGCAAAATGGATTTTTCCCACCTCCTGAATTCGGTAATACAGGTCCTCCTATGGGCACCAATGCTCCGGATGCAATCATATTCAATAATTCTACTGACGGTTCTGTATTCAGTTCTGGAAACCCTGTCACACAACCTGAAACGACTAATTTCAGGGCAGCTTTAATAAACGATAAAACGGCACCAGCGCCAACCGGCTCTAATGACCCGTTGTGGTATGCCTCTAATCCACGAGTACAAACAATGGTCGATCCTGTAGCTGCTTCCTCTGCGATTGAAGATTCAGCTTTTCTGGATGACAGGTTCCCTCCAAGAGCTCCTGGCGGTGCGATTAGAAGGCAAACGTTCCATGccatttcaacaaatgatCTGATTAATACAGCTGCGGCCTCAGCAGTCGCTGAACCAGACTCAACAACTCTAAGGATACCTGAATCTACCAGAGCATCCCCCTCAATTCGATCAGAGAAGTTTCCTTCTTCAATACCAACAAACTCAACAGCACAAACTGCAGCAGTCAGGACACAATCCACGTCTTTAGAAGGATCCGACGGTCAGCAGTTATTTGGCAAAAAAGAGGATAGTATTGACGGTTCTAGGTCAACAGAGATTGGAAAAGGAAAGGAACCCACTTATGCTGCAGCCTATCCATATGGCGGTCCCTTATTGCACCCTAATCCTGTTCTAGCAGGGCATAGTCCACCAGTCTCTCAACCTGCGTATGGGATTCCGTCACCGTTTCATGGAGCTTATGGTTTTGCTTCGCATTTCCAGTTTTCACCTGTGATTGGGAATCCAAATTCTCAGGTACCTGTGTCTAATTCTCCCAACGCCCATAGTTTAACTCAGATCCCGGTTTTGGCAGATGCTGCCATGACCCCGACAGTGAACTCTCATCCAAACGCTAAAAATGTATCCTCGCCGCCAGAAGATCAATCAAACATTTATTCACCGCATCAAGCTATCCATCAACAGGGTGGAAAACCACCACCATGGTTGTATGGAAGCCATCCATTCGGTATGGCACATCCCCATTCGATTCCTCAAGGTCATCCACATATGATGCATCCTAGCAGCGTACATGCTCTCAATAATCATACTAACCAGATGAATGGTCGTGGAGGCTCACATAATGGAGGAAACAGAGGTGGAAGAACTGGTTATAGTGGAAACTCAAAGAATAAGCATAACAAAAACTCTCACTTCTACCATAATGGCAGTTTTTCCGGCGAGAAACACAGGAAAAATGAGGACGCTTCACGCTACGCAGATGCAAATTTACAGGATTTCGTTGGTAGTATCTACTCATTGTGCAAAGACCAACACGGTTGCCGCTTCTTGCAGAAACAACTCGATCTACTTGGCTCGGAGGCCGCTGATCTAATTTTCACTGAGACAAGAGATTATACTGTTGAATTGATGACCGATTCTTTTGGAAATTATCTTGTTCAAAAGTTATTAGAAAGAGTGAATCTTGAACAAAGGATAACACTGACCAGAATTGCCGCTCCACATTTCCTATATATCGCTACTAATCCACATGGAACAAGAGCTCTGCAAAAACTGGTTGAAAGTATTGAGACCTCAGAAGAAGCCAAAATAATTATAGACTCGCTAAAGGACTCGATTGTTCAATTAAGTAAAGATCTGAATGGAAATCacattgttcaaaaatgctTACAAAAGCTAAAACCGGAAAACTTGCAGTTCATATTTGATGCCGTATGCAACAATTGCATCAATGTCGCTACACATAGGCACGGCTGCTGCGTTTTGCAACGCTGTTTAGATCACGGTTCATATGAACAACGACAAGCTTTATGCATGGAGCTCCTGGCTCATGTCAACGTGCTCACTTTGGATCCCTTCGGAAACTATGTTGTCCAATACATCATTACGAAGGAGTCTGAAGATAAGACTTACAAATTTACTGATCGAATAGTTGATATATTAACCCCAAAATTATGCCAACTGTCTTTACATAAATTTGGTTCAAATgttattgaaaagatattaCGGACACCAGAGGTTTCCGATTCTGTCATTTCAAGTTTCTTAAAGAATAATGGTGAAACTGAAGTACAGGCCTTGTTGAATGACTGCTATGGTAATTACGTTCTACAAACCATGCTTGATATGTCTAGAGATAATAGTAGGGTGAATTATGAAAGATTGCTTGAAGTTGTACGACCACTAATTGTGGGGCCAGTAAGAAATACGCCTCACGGTAGAAGAATAGTCAGCATACTGCAATTAGATCAATCTGCTACTAATGTGTAACgcatttttatcaaacttccttcttttaattcaaattgttcattTATGTGCTGCCCAACAAGTGAATAGCATTCGCTTATAACCCAATATATATTTCCGTTTAGAGTGCATACATGTATATTTACAAGACACTAATCGATTTTCCCGTTACACACTTTTATTCCAATAATCATCTAATTTATTCCCTTCGAACAGTACCTGATTATTGTCATCCAGATCACTCCAAAGCGTATTGAAAATGTCATTCAAATCTCCATGATTAACAAACTCATCCAAAGTACCCAAATTAAAGCTTGCCGAAGACGAATTAAGATTgccattcaatttttggttCACCATTAAAGAATCGGATACATCTGGAGACGTGACAGCTGATGCTTGATCAACGGCAGGCTTCACTTGATGTAGTCTGTTAACAATATTTTCCGAGATTGGACTTGTGAGAGATTGTATAGATGGGAGTTTCGGAAATTTAGATTCTGCCGGTTGCGGATAAGGTGGTGAGGGAGGAGACATGCCTCTCGAGATCGCTGCTGTCCCGGGAGAAGACTCAGAACCTAGAGGAGTCAACTGTACTGCAGTTTTGGGATATGAATCATTTGAGAAAGAGTTTAGACCTTTATcgtctttttcaaagagtttttTCACATCCATGTGGTACCCACAACTTTCAACCGGCTGCATGAGAAGCTCATACAGATCAGATTTTGGATTTAAAACCAAATCAGGAAGTTCTGCGACGTCTGGTGCACATTGCTTTACAATCCTCGAGAGTTTCTCTCTGTCCAGATTGTTATCGTGCATGTAACCCAGAAGCATATTATTTGTAGTAATCCCCACAAATGTAATTAGTTTACTTTGCGCAAGGTAAGCCTTACTTTCCAGCACAGCAGCATTGTTCTTATTTTTCGCATAAATTGTGATATTTCTAAGCCTCTTGACCACTCTAAGAAATGTTACAACTTCGTCAATTCGTCTTACGAAAGTacatttatcaaaagacGTCGTTGCAACCAGCAAACAAACGATATGAtaatcattgaaaacacGGCCAATGGTGTAATCGTCATCAATAGATAACAAAAGGTTGGTCATTTCACGCCATAGATCGTATGCTACTGTGGCAATTTTGACACAATGTTGAAGCACAAAAGGAGATTTCGGAGGTGAAAACAGCCGTGAAACTAAATTACCGGTAGAactcaaaattgaaaaaaaactgcagCCATAAAATAACACGAATTGTACTGCCTCACTTTTTTCCGCTGCAGAAACAAACATGTGTGAAGTTTGAGAtgaatttgcaatttcaaaaagttttgaagtttgattttttatagCTTCAAATTGCTCcctgattttttgaatttcttcaaacagTTCAAACAACAATCTAGTCTTTACAAAGGGTGGCTTTGCTGTATTTCTAATGGATGTAAAGCGTTCATCATACAGTACATTGGTGTAGAAACTACTTGCCAATTGCATGACACCGCATTCGCCGTAACTTCTGAGAACTGAGACAGACATGTTGTCAAAGGCACTGTTTCGTTTAACCAAATGAACTCTGGATAAAAAGTCTCTATTGTCggaaaaattcaaatttctaAACACCTTTGGCAACAGACAATTCATCATACTATCatcaattgatgataacCGAC
This Zygotorulaspora mrakii chromosome 5, complete sequence DNA region includes the following protein-coding sequences:
- the SEN34 gene encoding tRNA splicing endonuclease subunit SEN34 (similar to Saccharomyces cerevisiae SEN34 (YAR008W); ancestral locus Anc_4.116), with protein sequence MSDIIVNVTLSNLDGNWCVSDGYIFSLEDIKRLRQLGICGVLTGTLGTLAQQNVFLSVPLRLLGEEVLWIITNGHGRLNVTQSSTVPLSLRSTSVREQVRDDNATLIQRSFALQRDTKLKEHLSKTQKYGQTGAVPGDPALFQETPNDSLVLKHTRRDPAAAAALLLASSLLRDQYCHQLDLFSYLKRQNFVVSPGARFGGKYIIYPGDPLRYHSHLIVADTQDYHRDPLDFSAISAGARLATAVKKTWVLNAQIPETREITCFSVEWAGFG
- the PMA1 gene encoding H(+)-exporting P2-type ATPase PMA1 (similar to Saccharomyces cerevisiae PMA1 (YGL008C); ancestral locus Anc_4.115) — its product is MSDTEHEPTTEKPPQPVADDSSESDDDDIDALIDELQSHHGLDDDDSDSEDDGPAAAGEARVVPEELLQTDPSYGLSSDDVVKRRKKYGLNQMAEENENLVVKFLGFFIGPIQFVMEAAAILAAGLEDWVDFGVICGLLMLNAGVGFIQEYQAGSIVDELKKTLSNSAVVIRDGELIEIPANEIVPGEILQLEDGVVIPADGRLVTEDCFIQIDQSAITGESLAVDKHYGDQAFSSSTVKRGEGFMIVTATGDNTFVGRAAALVNKAAGGQGHFTEVLNGIGIILLVLVIITLLLIWTACFYRTVRIVPILRYSLGITIVGVPVGLPAVVTTTMAVGAAYLAKKDAIVQKLSAIESLAGVEILCSDKTGTLTKNKLSLHEPYTVEGVSADDLMLTACLAASRKKKGLDAIDKAFLKSLIEYPKAKNALTKYKVLEFHPFDPVSKKVTAVVQSPEGERIVCVKGAPLFVLKTVEEDHPIPEDVHENYENKVAELASRGFRALGVARKRGEGHWEILGVMPCMDPPRDDTAETVAEARRLGLRVKMLTGDAVGIAKETCRQLGLGTNIYNAERLGLGGGGDMPGSELADFVENADGFAEVFPQHKYRVVEILQNRGYLVAMTGDGVNDAPSLKKADTGIAVEGATDAARSASDIVFLAPGLSAIIDALKCSRQIFHRMYSYVVYRIALSLHLEIFLGLWIAILNHSLNIDLIVFIAIFADVATLAIAYDNAPFSQKPVKWNLPRLWGMSIFLGIILAVGTWIALTTMFLPKGGIIQNFGSIDGILFLEISLTENWLIFITRAVGPFWSSVPSWQLAGAVFGVDIIATMFTLFGWWSQNWTDIVSVVRVYIWSVGVFCVMGGAYYLMSESETFDKLMNGKPLKEEKSTRSVEDFLAAMQRVSTQHEKEH
- the PUF4 gene encoding Puf4p (similar to Saccharomyces cerevisiae PUF4 (YGL014W); ancestral locus Anc_4.114); translated protein: MSVDPNTKEEYSGVDPLVSETLDSALEQLHLDDLGEDTASTIPQELKVPNVDDAYSYNTGIVPSHMFPHPQMIGMGFIPFQQMIHVPQQNGFFPPPEFGNTGPPMGTNAPDAIIFNNSTDGSVFSSGNPVTQPETTNFRAALINDKTAPAPTGSNDPLWYASNPRVQTMVDPVAASSAIEDSAFLDDRFPPRAPGGAIRRQTFHAISTNDLINTAAASAVAEPDSTTLRIPESTRASPSIRSEKFPSSIPTNSTAQTAAVRTQSTSLEGSDGQQLFGKKEDSIDGSRSTEIGKGKEPTYAAAYPYGGPLLHPNPVLAGHSPPVSQPAYGIPSPFHGAYGFASHFQFSPVIGNPNSQVPVSNSPNAHSLTQIPVLADAAMTPTVNSHPNAKNVSSPPEDQSNIYSPHQAIHQQGGKPPPWLYGSHPFGMAHPHSIPQGHPHMMHPSSVHALNNHTNQMNGRGGSHNGGNRGGRTGYSGNSKNKHNKNSHFYHNGSFSGEKHRKNEDASRYADANLQDFVGSIYSLCKDQHGCRFLQKQLDLLGSEAADLIFTETRDYTVELMTDSFGNYLVQKLLERVNLEQRITLTRIAAPHFLYIATNPHGTRALQKLVESIETSEEAKIIIDSLKDSIVQLSKDLNGNHIVQKCLQKLKPENLQFIFDAVCNNCINVATHRHGCCVLQRCLDHGSYEQRQALCMELLAHVNVLTLDPFGNYVVQYIITKESEDKTYKFTDRIVDILTPKLCQLSLHKFGSNVIEKILRTPEVSDSVISSFLKNNGETEVQALLNDCYGNYVLQTMLDMSRDNSRVNYERLLEVVRPLIVGPVRNTPHGRRIVSILQLDQSATNV